The following coding sequences are from one bacterium window:
- the msrA gene encoding peptide-methionine (S)-S-oxide reductase MsrA — protein MAARCVLSSLLCAAAACALAAGAGSPAASAADAPRAAEPAKLLTATFAGGCFWCMQAPYDRLPGVVSTEAGYTGGTKRSPTYEEVSAGTTGHAESVRVVYDPARVSYERLLEVFWHNIDPLARDRQFCDAGHQYRSAIFWHDEAQRSAAEASKAALEASGRFKEPIATEIVPAGEFWPAEDYHQSYYRKNPIRYKFYRFNCGRDARLKELWGEAAGE, from the coding sequence GGCCGCGGGCGCCGGCTCCCCCGCCGCTTCCGCCGCGGACGCCCCCCGGGCCGCCGAGCCGGCGAAGCTGCTCACCGCCACGTTCGCCGGCGGCTGCTTCTGGTGCATGCAGGCGCCCTACGACCGGCTGCCGGGCGTCGTCTCGACCGAGGCCGGGTACACCGGGGGGACGAAGCGCAGCCCGACCTACGAAGAGGTGTCCGCGGGGACCACCGGCCACGCCGAGTCCGTGCGCGTCGTGTACGACCCCGCGCGCGTCAGCTACGAGCGGCTGCTGGAGGTCTTCTGGCACAACATCGATCCGCTGGCGCGCGACCGGCAGTTCTGCGACGCCGGCCACCAGTACCGCTCGGCGATCTTCTGGCACGACGAGGCGCAGCGCAGCGCCGCCGAGGCCTCGAAGGCGGCACTGGAGGCGTCGGGCCGCTTCAAGGAGCCGATCGCCACCGAGATCGTGCCCGCCGGCGAGTTCTGGCCGGCGGAGGACTACCACCAGTCCTACTACCGCAAGAACCCCATCCGCTACAAGTTCTACCGCTTCAACTGCGGCCGCGACGCCCGGCTCAAGGAGCTCTGGGGAGAAGCAGCCGGCGAGTGA